In Solobacterium moorei, a single genomic region encodes these proteins:
- a CDS encoding heavy metal translocating P-type ATPase, whose protein sequence is MEKYIVEGMTCAACQARVEKAVSKVDGVQSCAVSLLTNSMGVEGGADPNAIIKAVENAGYSAKLQSETNTQKTDTESISAEEEALQDHETPKLKKRLWYSLGFLVVLMYITMGHGMLGLPLPSFLNHNHIGLGLTQMFLTLIVMVINKKFFISGFKSFMHGSPNMDTLVALGSSVSFVWSVYVLYVMTVQITDGVANMELMPLYHNQLYFESAAMILVFITIGKMLEAKSKGKTTDALKSLMKLAPRKATVIRDGIEIIINIDEVKLGDIFVVKPGESIPVDGVIISGDSSINESALTGESVPVDKSVNDTVSAGTLNISGYLHAKATHVGKDTTLSKIIQMVSDAAATKAPIAKIADRISAVFVPAVIVISIIVMIGWLLAGASFVYALERAISVLVISCPCALGLATPVAIMVGNGMGFQHGILFKTSEALEEMGKMNIIALDKTGTITTGQPKVKDINPIGDMSINELLQIAYSVEQKSEHPFAKAIVEKAQQENIQALPTERFKNVVGSGIEATLNNHLMQAGSMSYIRTIADISSDIQAKADQYAGEGKTPLFFAQDGKLIGMITAADTIKEDSHNAITKLKQLGMQVVMLTGDNERTANAIAKVAGVDRVVAGVKPDGKEAVIAELQKQGKVAMVGDGINDAPALTKADIGIAIGAGTDVAIDSADIVLSNSTLTDVVRAVRLSRATLRNVKENLFWAFFYNLICIPLAAGLLGLSMNPMFGAAAMALSSVTVCMNALRLNLFKIDKDIEEKNIQREKHTERKEEKQMEKKIMIEGMMCGHCEKAVKSALEKIDGVTSAEVSHVSKQAIVTLNKEVPNEELRKAVEAEDYTVTGIE, encoded by the coding sequence ATGGAAAAATATATTGTAGAAGGTATGACTTGTGCAGCTTGCCAAGCTAGAGTTGAAAAAGCGGTATCCAAGGTGGATGGTGTACAGTCCTGTGCAGTCAGTCTACTAACAAATTCAATGGGTGTTGAAGGTGGTGCAGATCCAAATGCAATTATAAAAGCCGTTGAGAATGCAGGCTACAGCGCAAAGCTACAGTCAGAAACAAATACACAAAAGACGGATACAGAAAGTATTTCTGCAGAAGAGGAAGCTTTGCAGGACCATGAGACACCGAAGCTAAAGAAACGTCTATGGTATTCATTAGGCTTCTTAGTAGTACTGATGTATATCACGATGGGTCATGGTATGTTAGGTTTGCCATTGCCATCCTTCCTAAATCACAATCATATTGGGTTAGGGCTAACACAGATGTTTCTAACCTTGATTGTGATGGTTATTAATAAGAAATTCTTTATCAGTGGATTCAAGTCATTCATGCATGGTTCTCCAAATATGGATACATTAGTCGCATTAGGTTCTTCTGTATCCTTTGTGTGGTCAGTCTATGTATTGTATGTAATGACAGTGCAGATTACAGATGGTGTAGCGAATATGGAATTAATGCCGCTCTATCATAATCAGTTGTATTTTGAATCTGCCGCAATGATACTGGTATTCATTACAATTGGTAAGATGTTAGAAGCAAAGTCCAAGGGTAAGACAACAGATGCGTTAAAGAGCTTGATGAAGTTAGCACCTAGGAAAGCAACAGTCATTCGAGATGGTATTGAAATAATCATCAATATCGATGAAGTAAAGTTAGGTGATATCTTCGTTGTAAAACCTGGGGAAAGTATTCCGGTAGATGGTGTGATTATCTCAGGGGATAGTTCCATCAATGAATCTGCTCTTACAGGTGAGTCAGTACCAGTCGATAAGAGTGTAAATGATACGGTTAGTGCAGGCACCTTAAATATCTCTGGATATTTACATGCAAAGGCTACACATGTAGGTAAAGATACTACACTATCTAAGATTATTCAGATGGTAAGTGATGCGGCTGCCACAAAGGCTCCAATCGCTAAGATAGCTGATCGAATCTCTGCAGTATTCGTGCCTGCGGTTATTGTGATTTCCATTATTGTAATGATTGGTTGGTTACTTGCAGGGGCAAGCTTTGTATATGCACTAGAGCGTGCAATCTCTGTATTGGTTATTTCTTGTCCATGTGCATTAGGCCTAGCAACGCCAGTTGCTATTATGGTTGGAAATGGAATGGGCTTTCAACATGGCATCCTATTTAAAACCTCTGAAGCGTTAGAAGAAATGGGTAAGATGAATATCATCGCTCTAGATAAGACGGGAACCATTACAACAGGACAGCCAAAGGTAAAAGATATTAATCCAATTGGAGATATGAGTATAAACGAGTTACTACAAATCGCATATTCTGTTGAGCAGAAATCAGAACATCCATTTGCAAAAGCAATCGTTGAAAAGGCTCAACAGGAAAATATTCAAGCACTACCAACAGAACGGTTCAAGAATGTTGTTGGTAGTGGTATCGAAGCAACACTCAACAATCATCTGATGCAAGCAGGATCAATGAGTTATATACGTACAATCGCAGATATATCATCAGATATTCAAGCGAAAGCAGATCAATATGCAGGCGAAGGTAAAACACCATTATTCTTTGCGCAAGATGGAAAACTGATTGGTATGATTACCGCTGCAGATACAATCAAGGAAGATTCTCATAATGCAATCACAAAGCTAAAGCAGTTGGGTATGCAGGTAGTGATGTTAACGGGTGATAATGAGCGTACTGCCAATGCGATTGCGAAGGTTGCAGGTGTTGACCGTGTCGTCGCTGGTGTAAAACCAGATGGAAAAGAGGCAGTTATCGCTGAACTTCAGAAACAAGGAAAAGTTGCGATGGTTGGTGATGGTATCAATGATGCGCCGGCACTTACAAAAGCAGATATTGGTATCGCAATTGGTGCAGGTACAGATGTCGCAATTGATTCCGCGGATATCGTATTGTCTAACTCAACATTAACAGATGTCGTTAGAGCAGTCAGACTCAGTCGTGCAACACTACGTAATGTCAAAGAGAATCTATTCTGGGCATTCTTCTATAACTTGATTTGTATTCCATTAGCCGCTGGCTTATTGGGTTTATCTATGAATCCGATGTTTGGTGCAGCAGCGATGGCCCTATCAAGTGTTACAGTATGCATGAATGCTTTAAGATTAAACCTATTTAAGATTGATAAAGATATTGAAGAAAAAAATATTCAAAGAGAAAAACATACAGAAAGAAAAGAGGAAAAACAAATGGAAAAGAAGATTATGATTGAAGGTATGATGTGTGGTCATTGTGAGAAGGCTGTAAAGAGTGCACTAGAAAAGATTGATGGTGTAACATCTGCCGAAGTATCACATGTTAGTAAGCAGGCTATCGTAACACTCAACAAAGAAGTACCAAATGAAGAGTTACGTAAAGCTGTAGAAGCGGAAGATTATACAGTTACAGGAATCGAATAA
- a CDS encoding metal-sensing transcriptional repressor, translated as MHQCEVRHKKRTADEQKKLVTRLKRIEGQVRGIQKMVEDDLYCPDILVQVSAVTSALNSFNKELLACHIRDCVATDIRQGKDESIDELVTVLQKLMK; from the coding sequence ATGCATCAATGTGAAGTAAGACATAAAAAAAGAACTGCAGATGAGCAGAAGAAACTTGTTACTAGATTAAAGCGTATTGAAGGTCAGGTGCGCGGAATACAGAAGATGGTGGAGGATGATTTATACTGTCCAGATATCTTAGTTCAGGTATCCGCTGTTACAAGTGCACTAAATAGTTTTAATAAAGAGTTATTGGCATGCCACATTCGTGATTGTGTCGCAACGGATATACGACAAGGAAAAGATGAGTCTATTGATGAACTCGTAACAGTACTTCAGAAATTAATGAAGTAA
- a CDS encoding NAD-dependent epimerase/dehydratase family protein has translation MSVRKILIIGGTGVISSVVLGMLAKSRDTELYVINRGHRPLPVMANHIICDANDTAKMQKIIGNTVFDAVIDFVVYKSDQARDRVYLFQNHTRQYIFISTVVVFNHESNFILNEDSVQKNRLSKYGRDKAACEDVFNQAAKKGFPITIVRPSQTYGFDCFPLSVKGKNCWSVVSRILNDKPVIIHGDGQSIWHMMHSYDFAYNFIQLIGNMNAINRSINLINPEIVTWDMIYDSLGKALNRKVQKVHIASEMLAMSTKYPLSEQIAGDKQFSNLYTDIVRDTLIPDFKCLINLDKGIELYTQYIWEHSESRIEDPDFDLWCDQVISDYHAYMGRFNAKF, from the coding sequence ATGAGCGTGCGTAAGATTTTAATTATCGGAGGTACTGGTGTCATTTCTTCAGTTGTATTAGGAATGCTGGCGAAGAGTCGTGATACGGAGTTATACGTTATCAATCGTGGACATCGTCCATTACCTGTGATGGCCAATCACATTATCTGTGATGCCAATGATACAGCAAAGATGCAGAAGATTATCGGTAATACTGTATTTGATGCGGTCATTGACTTTGTAGTTTATAAATCAGATCAAGCAAGAGATCGTGTATATCTATTTCAAAACCATACAAGACAATATATCTTTATCTCCACTGTTGTGGTATTCAATCATGAAAGTAACTTCATTCTCAATGAAGATTCTGTACAGAAGAACCGTTTATCAAAGTATGGAAGAGATAAGGCGGCTTGTGAGGATGTATTCAACCAGGCTGCGAAGAAGGGCTTTCCAATCACAATCGTTAGACCTTCACAGACGTATGGCTTTGATTGTTTTCCGTTAAGTGTAAAGGGTAAGAATTGTTGGAGTGTTGTATCAAGAATTCTCAATGATAAACCGGTGATTATTCATGGAGATGGTCAATCCATTTGGCATATGATGCATAGTTATGATTTTGCGTATAACTTTATCCAACTGATTGGAAATATGAATGCAATCAATCGTTCTATCAACCTTATTAATCCAGAGATCGTAACATGGGATATGATTTACGATTCATTAGGAAAGGCTTTGAATCGCAAAGTACAGAAAGTGCATATCGCATCTGAAATGCTTGCGATGAGTACAAAGTATCCTCTTTCAGAACAGATTGCAGGAGATAAGCAATTCTCCAATCTATATACAGATATCGTAAGAGATACATTAATCCCTGACTTTAAATGTCTGATCAATTTAGATAAGGGAATTGAACTCTATACACAATATATCTGGGAACATAGTGAATCAAGAATTGAAGATCCTGATTTTGACTTATGGTGTGATCAAGTAATTAGTGATTACCATGCATATATGGGAAGATTTAATGCGAAATTCTAA
- a CDS encoding L,D-transpeptidase family protein, translated as MRNKTIDVTILGMKKRKVDFKRLILVLVAVVMLFVAVGSVLLYGLSFVYDAFRRMTTGITLSIDESKLNVEYGSTFDPKAIILDSVGDLEIEGTVNTNQVGSYPIIYRLKDKDVQKEFKYSVTVEDHTAPSITLVDTAVAVNRGETFQTSTIVRAVSDPVDGNLSYSTELSNGTYTISGTVDTNTMGTYPITVTAKDKNGLEASNTTYVTVVDSTISTPYMIRVNRVFNTVTIYAYDQATGSCTIPVKAMLCSVGPETPAGVFHTFNRSRWRPLYGNVYGQYVTDIVNDILFHSVPYFTQNPSDLEYEEFNKLGTSASLGCVRLSVKDVKWIYDYCPLGVTVEIYDDAQNPGPLGIPEQTKIDETSPNRGWDPTDPDPNNPWLSTTH; from the coding sequence ATGCGAAATAAAACGATAGATGTTACAATACTTGGTATGAAAAAGAGGAAAGTGGACTTTAAAAGGTTAATATTAGTGCTGGTCGCTGTTGTGATGTTATTCGTGGCAGTGGGTAGTGTCTTGTTATATGGATTATCTTTCGTCTATGATGCATTCCGTAGAATGACTACGGGAATTACCTTATCAATTGATGAATCAAAGTTAAATGTGGAATATGGTTCTACATTTGATCCAAAGGCGATTATTTTGGACTCTGTTGGGGATTTGGAAATTGAAGGCACGGTAAATACAAATCAGGTAGGTAGTTATCCGATTATATACCGCTTAAAAGACAAAGATGTTCAAAAGGAATTTAAATATAGTGTTACGGTAGAAGACCATACAGCCCCAAGTATCACACTTGTGGATACTGCAGTTGCAGTGAATCGTGGAGAAACCTTCCAGACCTCCACTATCGTACGCGCTGTAAGTGATCCTGTTGATGGAAACTTATCGTATAGTACTGAGTTATCAAATGGTACATATACAATCAGTGGAACTGTGGATACAAATACTATGGGTACATACCCTATAACCGTAACCGCAAAGGATAAGAATGGTCTTGAAGCTAGTAATACAACTTATGTAACGGTTGTAGATTCTACAATCAGTACGCCATATATGATCCGTGTCAATCGTGTATTCAATACGGTTACGATTTATGCATATGACCAAGCAACAGGTAGTTGCACAATTCCTGTTAAGGCAATGTTGTGTTCAGTGGGGCCAGAAACACCTGCGGGTGTATTCCATACCTTTAATCGTAGCCGTTGGCGTCCATTGTATGGTAATGTCTATGGTCAGTATGTAACAGATATTGTAAATGATATTCTATTCCACTCTGTTCCGTATTTTACGCAGAATCCAAGCGATTTGGAATATGAAGAGTTTAATAAGCTAGGTACATCAGCTTCACTGGGCTGTGTGCGTCTTTCGGTGAAGGATGTAAAGTGGATTTATGATTACTGTCCATTAGGTGTGACGGTTGAAATTTATGATGATGCACAGAATCCGGGACCGCTAGGTATTCCTGAGCAGACGAAGATTGATGAGACAAGTCCAAATCGTGGTTGGGATCCAACAGATCCAGATCCAAATAACCCTTGGCTATCTACGACACATTAA
- a CDS encoding ribonucleoside triphosphate reductase: MYRVKKRDGSTAAFNIKKVASAIRKAFDACDREYTDSVIDLIALRITSDFEPKIQNSLIDVEKIQDSAEKVLSESGYADVSKAYILYRKQRENVRNITNTTFDYHSVVDNYINTGNQHSKGNTTYSVGGLILSNSASITTNYWLSEVYDEEVATAHRDGDIHIHDLNMLTGCNAGWSLKELIQQGLSGVAKQTASAPAKHLITICNQIVNFFGIMQNEWAGAQSFSSFDTYLAPFVRMDHLSFDDVKQSMQTLIYSLNTPSRWGTISPFANICFDWTAPEDLAKRPAIVGGEEQDFTYGDCQDEMAIINRAFLEVILEGDAEGNIFSFPIPTYAITKKFDWNSDNAKLLLEVTVKTGLPYFANFINGDLKQKNARSIFSGTHFNAKKLFKKTGGLFAYGENTGTIGTVSINMARLAYLAKDEEDFLKHLDKVLDISARSLSTKRQVLASLLEAGLYPYTKHYLGSFDNHFSSIGIVGMNEACMNAKWIRKGLDTEEAQDFAENVLMHVRKRLKEYQADYHELFSIEAVAAGDISHRFALKDQKEYPDMVIAMQGDTPYYTGSTELPIDGNVDLFTRLDIQNRMQEIYTGGTIFNVRLAKNEYDAKGIAVLLGRIMENYTIPYITLNTCNRDYPIEGYLYQEAVNER; the protein is encoded by the coding sequence ATGTATCGTGTAAAGAAAAGAGATGGCAGTACTGCAGCGTTTAACATCAAGAAGGTCGCAAGTGCAATTCGCAAAGCGTTTGATGCATGTGATCGTGAATACACCGATAGCGTGATTGATTTGATTGCACTACGTATTACCAGTGATTTTGAACCTAAAATTCAGAATAGTTTAATCGACGTAGAAAAGATTCAGGATAGTGCAGAAAAGGTATTAAGTGAATCGGGATATGCGGATGTATCAAAGGCGTATATCCTCTATCGTAAACAGCGTGAAAATGTACGTAATATTACAAATACAACATTTGATTATCATTCTGTTGTGGACAATTATATCAATACAGGAAATCAGCACAGTAAAGGTAATACAACCTACTCTGTTGGTGGTTTGATTTTATCAAACTCAGCCTCTATCACCACCAATTACTGGTTGAGTGAAGTATATGATGAAGAGGTTGCCACTGCACATCGCGATGGGGATATCCATATTCATGATCTGAATATGTTAACAGGATGTAATGCAGGTTGGTCCTTGAAAGAATTAATCCAGCAAGGTTTGAGTGGGGTGGCTAAGCAGACTGCTTCCGCTCCTGCAAAGCATCTCATTACCATCTGTAATCAGATTGTAAACTTCTTTGGGATTATGCAGAATGAGTGGGCAGGAGCACAATCCTTCTCATCCTTTGATACATACCTAGCTCCGTTTGTACGTATGGATCATTTATCATTTGATGACGTAAAGCAGAGTATGCAGACATTGATTTATAGTTTAAATACACCATCCCGTTGGGGAACAATTTCTCCGTTTGCGAATATATGCTTTGATTGGACGGCCCCTGAAGATCTTGCAAAGCGTCCAGCAATTGTTGGTGGTGAGGAACAAGACTTTACATATGGTGATTGTCAGGATGAAATGGCAATCATTAACCGTGCCTTCCTTGAAGTCATCTTAGAGGGTGATGCGGAAGGAAATATATTCTCCTTCCCAATTCCAACATATGCAATTACTAAGAAATTTGACTGGAATAGTGATAATGCAAAATTGTTATTAGAAGTAACGGTAAAGACAGGTCTTCCATACTTTGCAAATTTTATAAATGGAGATTTAAAGCAGAAGAATGCACGTAGTATCTTTAGTGGCACTCACTTTAACGCAAAGAAATTATTTAAAAAGACAGGTGGTTTATTTGCGTATGGAGAGAATACAGGAACGATTGGGACTGTATCTATTAATATGGCTAGACTCGCCTATCTTGCAAAAGATGAAGAAGATTTCTTGAAGCATTTAGATAAGGTATTAGATATCTCTGCTCGTTCTTTAAGTACAAAGCGTCAAGTTCTTGCTAGCTTGTTAGAGGCAGGACTTTATCCTTATACAAAGCATTATCTTGGTAGCTTTGATAATCATTTCTCTTCGATTGGAATCGTAGGAATGAATGAAGCATGCATGAATGCAAAGTGGATTCGAAAGGGCTTAGATACAGAAGAGGCACAGGACTTTGCGGAGAATGTGCTCATGCATGTTCGTAAGCGTCTAAAGGAATATCAGGCGGATTATCATGAACTCTTCAGTATTGAGGCAGTGGCTGCAGGTGATATTTCTCATCGTTTTGCGCTAAAGGATCAAAAAGAATATCCTGATATGGTGATTGCGATGCAGGGGGATACACCATACTACACAGGTAGTACAGAGCTGCCAATTGATGGAAATGTAGATTTATTTACTCGCTTAGATATACAGAATCGTATGCAGGAAATCTATACTGGTGGAACCATCTTCAATGTGCGTCTTGCGAAGAATGAGTATGACGCAAAAGGCATTGCGGTACTCTTAGGGCGTATTATGGAAAACTATACAATTCCATATATCACATTGAATACATGCAATCGTGATTATCCAATCGAAGGTTATCTGTACCAAGAGGCTGTTAACGAAAGATGA
- a CDS encoding anaerobic ribonucleoside-triphosphate reductase activating protein, with protein MSDTSNFILNLSVLFRNTQKYFDKMLAPYDIGSGQLTFLLIINENEGITMQDVTRISEVDKGTTTKSIQRLIEQGYVSAVQDEKDHRMKHLHTTDKASTMMTAVYDFRNQCRAALASGVDFDRFEEMLNVACENSRNILSSELDAFHTLKIGALQKTTITDYPGKVSATIYTAGCNMKCPFCNQKDLVFIPEKYRYIAPEEILSYLNQRSGLLDGVVISGGEPLLQEELIPFIRQIKELGYAVKLDTNGTNNEKLGILLEEGLLDFVSLDIKNSAEKYPLTSGLKSDMEYKHPITESVCLLQEYKIEHEFKTTVVKEFHTVDDLIEIAKFIGSDARYVLQQFVSSDTVIQPDLHAYTAEEMEEMKNAVEPYVKNVELRLAKEV; from the coding sequence ATGAGTGATACGAGTAATTTTATTTTGAATTTATCAGTATTGTTTCGCAATACACAAAAATATTTTGATAAGATGCTGGCGCCATATGATATTGGCTCCGGCCAATTAACATTTTTATTGATTATCAATGAGAATGAAGGCATCACAATGCAAGACGTTACACGTATCAGTGAAGTGGATAAAGGTACAACAACGAAGAGTATTCAGCGTCTGATTGAGCAGGGATATGTAAGTGCGGTACAGGACGAAAAAGACCATCGTATGAAGCACTTACACACTACGGATAAAGCATCCACAATGATGACAGCTGTATATGATTTCCGTAATCAGTGTCGTGCTGCGTTAGCCAGTGGTGTAGATTTCGACCGGTTTGAGGAGATGCTAAACGTTGCCTGTGAAAACTCTCGTAATATTTTATCTAGCGAACTGGATGCGTTCCATACATTAAAAATTGGTGCCCTACAAAAGACAACGATTACGGATTACCCTGGAAAAGTTTCGGCGACAATCTATACGGCTGGATGTAATATGAAGTGCCCGTTCTGCAATCAGAAAGATCTTGTGTTTATTCCAGAGAAATATCGCTATATCGCACCAGAAGAAATCCTTTCATACCTCAATCAACGTAGTGGGTTATTGGATGGTGTAGTCATTAGTGGTGGTGAACCATTATTACAAGAAGAACTTATTCCATTTATTCGTCAGATCAAAGAACTAGGCTACGCAGTGAAACTGGATACTAATGGCACAAACAATGAGAAGCTTGGAATATTATTGGAAGAAGGCTTGTTGGATTTTGTGTCATTAGATATAAAGAATAGTGCCGAGAAGTATCCATTAACCAGTGGACTAAAATCGGATATGGAATACAAACATCCTATTACAGAAAGCGTATGTCTGCTGCAAGAATATAAAATAGAACATGAATTTAAAACAACCGTTGTAAAAGAATTCCATACGGTCGATGATTTGATAGAGATTGCCAAGTTTATTGGTAGTGATGCTCGTTATGTATTACAACAATTTGTGTCTTCGGATACGGTGATTCAACCTGATTTGCATGCATATACTGCAGAAGAGATGGAAGAAATGAAGAATGCAGTTGAACCATATGTGAAGAATGTAGAATTAAGATTAGCGAAGGAGGTGTAA
- a CDS encoding glycerophosphodiester phosphodiesterase family protein: MIVIIILASICLLYLWMIHPQNLKDEKWEGFRHYYYAHRGLHDSQSNIPENSMAAFLKAVENGYGIELDVQLTKDGIPVIFHDGKTGRLLRDEKGAVVNKVLTELTLEELERYHLLASEEKVPLFEDVLKLVDGKVPLIVELKVANSSTDTNGLSSKADLLLQKYHGLYCVESFHPACVNWYRKNRPEIIRGQLAERPNAQAKGKMCIATTIMQYLLTNFITRPNFIAYNHHNRHNLSRMLCHCLFKNPAVAWTIRSKEELEDNCKYFDYFVFEHFIPNSKSSSEEQ, translated from the coding sequence ATGATTGTTATTATTATCTTAGCCAGTATTTGTTTACTCTATTTATGGATGATTCATCCCCAGAATCTTAAAGATGAAAAGTGGGAAGGATTTCGTCATTACTATTACGCTCACCGTGGTTTACATGATTCACAAAGTAATATTCCAGAAAATTCAATGGCTGCTTTTTTAAAAGCAGTAGAGAATGGTTATGGAATCGAACTAGATGTTCAACTAACCAAAGATGGCATACCTGTTATCTTTCACGATGGAAAGACAGGTAGATTATTACGGGATGAAAAAGGTGCAGTCGTTAATAAAGTACTAACAGAACTAACACTAGAAGAATTAGAGAGATACCACTTACTAGCAAGTGAAGAGAAGGTTCCTCTGTTTGAAGATGTACTGAAATTAGTGGATGGAAAGGTACCTTTGATTGTGGAACTAAAGGTGGCCAATTCATCTACTGATACAAATGGTTTATCTAGTAAAGCAGATTTGTTATTGCAGAAGTATCATGGTTTATATTGTGTAGAGTCATTTCATCCTGCTTGTGTAAACTGGTATCGTAAGAATCGTCCAGAGATTATTCGTGGTCAGCTTGCGGAACGTCCTAACGCACAAGCAAAAGGAAAAATGTGTATCGCAACGACGATTATGCAGTATCTTTTGACAAATTTCATTACCCGACCGAACTTTATTGCGTATAACCATCATAATCGTCATAACCTTTCACGCATGTTGTGCCATTGCTTATTTAAAAATCCCGCGGTTGCTTGGACAATACGCTCTAAAGAAGAGTTAGAGGACAACTGTAAGTACTTTGATTATTTTGTTTTTGAACACTTTATACCAAATAGTAAATCAAGTTCCGAAGAACAGTAA
- the yaaA gene encoding peroxide stress protein YaaA: MKIIFSPTKKMIQDEDLAPKTTPVFLSKTEALLEKLRGMSADQLQHMYRCNDKILAENIKRIETMNLHKNLSPALFSYSGLAFQHLSATSLCQDELDYLQEHFRILSGFYGVLKPMDGITPYRLEMLSVFPDGSNLYDYWDDALYHELDDDVIINLASEEYSRCIKEYLQESDRMINIVFGEFKNGKLITKATKAKMARGDMIWYMAQNHITDPEDIKKFSEHYRYAEELSNATHFVFIGQE; this comes from the coding sequence ATGAAAATAATATTCTCTCCAACAAAAAAGATGATTCAAGATGAAGACTTAGCTCCAAAAACAACACCAGTTTTCCTTTCAAAGACAGAAGCCTTACTAGAAAAACTGCGTGGAATGAGTGCCGATCAACTACAACATATGTATCGTTGCAATGATAAGATCTTGGCTGAAAATATCAAACGTATTGAAACGATGAACCTACATAAGAATCTTTCGCCTGCGTTATTTAGCTATAGCGGCCTTGCGTTTCAACATTTATCTGCGACTTCCCTATGCCAGGATGAGTTAGACTATCTGCAAGAGCACTTCCGTATTCTTTCTGGTTTCTATGGTGTACTAAAGCCAATGGATGGTATTACACCATATCGTTTGGAAATGTTATCGGTGTTTCCAGATGGTAGTAACTTATATGACTATTGGGATGATGCACTCTATCATGAATTGGATGATGATGTGATTATTAATCTTGCATCAGAAGAGTATTCACGTTGTATCAAAGAGTATCTTCAAGAAAGTGATCGAATGATCAATATTGTCTTTGGTGAATTTAAGAATGGAAAGCTAATCACAAAGGCAACCAAGGCGAAGATGGCACGTGGAGATATGATTTGGTATATGGCACAGAATCACATCACAGATCCGGAAGACATCAAGAAATTTAGTGAACACTATCGCTATGCGGAAGAACTTTCAAATGCTACTCATTTTGTATTTATCGGTCAGGAGTAA
- a CDS encoding SseB family protein: MQRFNSLTNTTVDTKLESLLTQRKAPLSEDGMKKILEELTLYMAGDRRFYIAFYPKEDAITSNTIQASDIDRVDLMQATDDEKYLPIFSTLEGLRVFKPTLQKDEHIYVVTKQDVLDFLNMNAKVAAAVLNPLVDDLLLYRMQLQNLIQVQAEQL; the protein is encoded by the coding sequence ATGCAAAGATTTAATTCATTAACAAATACAACTGTAGATACAAAACTAGAAAGCCTTCTCACACAGCGCAAAGCGCCTCTGAGTGAAGATGGCATGAAAAAGATACTAGAAGAGTTAACACTTTATATGGCTGGTGATCGTCGATTCTATATTGCTTTCTATCCAAAAGAAGACGCAATCACAAGCAATACCATTCAAGCATCTGATATTGACCGCGTCGATTTAATGCAGGCAACTGACGACGAAAAGTATCTTCCTATATTTTCTACATTAGAAGGACTACGAGTGTTTAAACCAACATTGCAGAAAGATGAACACATCTATGTTGTCACAAAACAAGATGTATTAGATTTCTTAAATATGAACGCAAAGGTTGCAGCAGCTGTTTTAAATCCACTTGTGGATGACTTACTACTGTATCGTATGCAACTACAGAATCTCATTCAAGTACAGGCAGAACAATTATAA